One Eptesicus fuscus isolate TK198812 chromosome 11, DD_ASM_mEF_20220401, whole genome shotgun sequence genomic region harbors:
- the RPRM gene encoding protein reprimo → MNPALGNQTDVAGLFLANSSEALERAMRCCTQASVVTDDGFAEGGPDERSLYIMRVVQIAVMCVLSLTVVFGIFFLGCNLLIKSEGMINFLVKDRRPSKEVEAVVVGPY, encoded by the coding sequence ATGAATCCCGCGCTGGGCAACCAGACGGATGTGGCCGGCCTGTTCTTGGCCAACAGCAGCGAGGCGCTGGAGCGCGCGATGCGCTGCTGCACCCAGGCGTCCGTGGTGACCGACGACGGCTTCGCCGAGGGCGGCCCCGACGAGCGCAGCCTGTACATCATGCGCGTGGTGCAGATCGCCGTCATGTGCGTGCTCTCGCTCACCGTGGTCTTCGGCATCTTCTTCCTCGGCTGCAACCTCCTCATCAAGTCCGAGGGCATGATCAACTTCCTGGTGAAAGACCGGAGACCGTCTAAGGAGGTGGAGGCGGTGGTCGTGGGGCCCTACTGA